The DNA window CCGTATGCCATTGTAGACCCCCAAAATAAGAAGTTGAGGGTAGCCCACCACCACGCCCACTTCCTGAGGCGAAAGAAGTCTAGGGACGCAATTACGTCAAGTAATCCAATGGTCAAGAGAACCGCAAAGGCTTGCCAGTCCACAGGATGAATTGTGAACTGAAGAATTGACATAAAAACCAAGAACAGCCCGATCAATGCTGCGCTGATGGCGAGAGCAAGTATTCCGGGCGGAACTGACCTTCTCATTGCCATACTGAATGGTAGCCTTTCACCCTCAACAACTCAAGGGCATTGGTAAGGTTTCCAAATTCTCCCGCCGATCCGCCCATTTCGCAAGCCAAACGAGCCGACTGTCTGAATCTTCAACCCGCTTTAATGGCCTTTGTCGCTGCCTATCCGCTTCTCGTAAAAAATGCAGTCGACGATGCCGAGTTTGCCGCGGCGGACTTCCTGGTAGCCGTTTTTGGTGTAGAAATGTTGGGCGCCTACGAGGACGACGGCGGTGTCGAGGTGCAAGACGGAGTAGCCCAGTTCTCGGGCGCGTTTCTCCAGGGCCGTGTAGATTGCCTGTCCGAATCCTTGTCTTTGAAAGTCGGTGTGGACGCGCATGCGTTTGATTTCGGCTCGATCCGGATCGGTTCGGCGGAGGGCGCCCATCGCGACGACTCGGTCTTCGATGGTGCCGACGAGAAATTCGCCGCCGTTGTTCAGGTAGACAGCTTCGATCTGACCCAGATCGACGTCAAAAGGGCTGTCGTGAATGTAAGCGCCGGCGGCGAGCAGGGCTGTTTTGTGCAAGTCCCACACGGCGGGGTGGTCGGATGATTGGTAGCGGCGGATTGTTAGCATGATTGAGCCGGTGGGTTGAAATTACAGAAGGGAGGCGAGGAAAACGAGGATTTATGGGGGCTCACACAAAACCGGCGAGGAGACGGTTGCGGCGAAAACAACATCGCCGCGTGTCGTGCAGCCAGTGCTGCACTCCGCTTTCTTCTGTACATCGGATTCCGATAGTGGTATGATGCTGAACATGGATTGTTTGACTGGCCACATTGGGGGGACGGTTCCTATTGAGTTAATGCTACGAAATGCAAGTTCCGGGCGGAGCAAAGAGACCCCCCATACGTTTCTGCGAAACGAACCCAATTTATTTTTGCGTAGTTTATGTTCTATCGATTTTAGATACAGGGACTTATGCTGCTTGCAGTCACGTTTGCAAATGGGTTCGTTTTGGAAAACGAACCCAATTTCAGGGGGTAATTGAAGGCTGAAAGCATAGATTTGATGAAAACGAACCCACATTCAGTAGGGGGCTGACGAAGATGATGCTACGTCGCGAACCGCGGTCAGCGCCCGCGGCTACAGGAGAGATGGAATGCGGCTTAATTTTATCCGCGCCTTACGACGCGGCTACAGGGCCGATATTTGGCGGCGTGGCGGAGGGGCGACTTGAATTTGCTTTTCGCGGCGCGGGGAAGGGGTTACACTGCGTTCGGCGTTACACGGCTGCGGTAGGCGAACGGCAGCATGAAAACGATCTTCGATCAGTCTGAGTGCCAGAATCTTAAGAATGCGCTCGGCAAGGAGTGGTTGGAAACCAACGGCCTTGGCGGGTTCGCTTCTTCCACAATCATCGGCGCCAATACGCGGCGGCAGCACGGGCTTTTGATTGCGTCGCAGCGGCCGCCGGTGGAACGGCACGTGTTGCTCGCGAAATTCGAGGAGCGCGTGTTGATCGGCGGACACGAGTCCTCGATATCCACGAACCTTTACCCCGGCACGATTTTCCCCCACGGATTCAATGTCCAGATGGAGTTTCGGTTGCGTCCGTGGCCGACGTTTCGGTATGCGGACCACGATTTTGAAATCGAGAAGAGCCTATTTCTCGTGCACGGGGAGAACACGGTGGTGGTCAGCTATCGCAATTTGCGGTCGCGCACGCCGATCGACCTGAAGCTGCGGCCGTTGCTGGCGTTTCGCGACTATAGTGCGCTTGCCAAGCGCGATGAGAAGGTCAACCTGGCGGTCGAGCGCACCAACGGCACGCTTTCGGTGCAGCCGTACGCTAATCTGCCGCGGCTTTATTTCTATGCGAAGCCCGACGCGGTGGACACGAAGTCGGATTGGTACATGGATTTCACGTATCCGGTAGAGCAAGAGCGCGGCCTGGATTTCCAGGAAGATTTGTTCACGCCGTTTGAGCTGTCGTACCGGCTGACCGAGGGACAGACCGTCTACCTCGTCGTTTCGACGGACAAGAAGAACGCGGTCAACGCGGAAGATCTCGTCGCGAGCGAGCGACAACGCCGCAAGGAATTCGAGCAGGTGGGCGATGCGTGGCGGCAGCCGCTGGTCATTGCGGCGAATTCGTTCATTGCACGGCGGGGGAAAGACAACCTGACGGTGCTGGCCGGTTATCCGTGGTTCACGGATTGGGGCCGCGACACGATGATTGCTTTGCCGGGGCTCACGTTGACGCCCCAACGGTACGACGTCGCG is part of the Verrucomicrobiia bacterium genome and encodes:
- a CDS encoding GNAT family N-acetyltransferase translates to MLTIRRYQSSDHPAVWDLHKTALLAAGAYIHDSPFDVDLGQIEAVYLNNGGEFLVGTIEDRVVAMGALRRTDPDRAEIKRMRVHTDFQRQGFGQAIYTALEKRARELGYSVLHLDTAVVLVGAQHFYTKNGYQEVRRGKLGIVDCIFYEKRIGSDKGH